In the Haloferula helveola genome, one interval contains:
- a CDS encoding C1 family peptidase, translated as MTPEEAALARRPANAPAPSSEGSLDPEVVEEIRAGYRMVEADRLRHNAVTNNAIDDLALNRQALSQVDDHFSHRIRSRGVTNQKKSGRCWMFAALNVIRPQVIRDHGMEEFEFSVAFLQFWDRMERANLFLESVIDLRDIDYLERDWELLNRWGMEDGGWWNYLAALVEKYGVVPSSVMPETHGSSNTATMNLVLQRLIRTYSAKLLNRHADGGTMAELRAIKSEALAEVYRFLVINLGEPPTEFEWRYRRTTKPDRSDPEAEMRTVTDPALGESESFTPKSFRKRYVGCAMSDFVCLYNDPKNELNRHYRFDRARNMVDSENMGFVNVDMDVIRQASIRSIKANEPLWFAVNMGYDQSRELGIMQDKLLDYEALFGIDLTLSKADRARFHSDVSNHAMALMGVDLDSEGRPKKWLVENSWGKEQGDEGFWSLHDDWFDEHVYTVIVHRRHVPDEVLAYFEETPTVLPAWYPGAAGVLA; from the coding sequence ATGACACCTGAAGAAGCAGCCCTTGCCCGCAGACCCGCGAACGCCCCGGCCCCGAGCAGCGAGGGCAGCCTGGACCCCGAGGTCGTCGAAGAGATTCGCGCCGGCTACCGGATGGTGGAGGCCGACCGTCTCCGGCACAACGCGGTGACCAACAACGCGATCGATGACTTGGCCCTCAACCGCCAGGCGTTGAGCCAGGTCGACGACCACTTCAGTCACCGCATCAGAAGCCGTGGCGTGACGAACCAGAAGAAATCGGGCCGGTGCTGGATGTTCGCGGCGCTGAACGTGATCCGGCCGCAGGTGATTCGCGACCACGGCATGGAGGAATTCGAGTTCTCCGTCGCCTTCCTCCAATTCTGGGACCGGATGGAGCGGGCCAATCTTTTCCTCGAGTCGGTCATCGACCTCCGGGACATCGACTACCTTGAGCGGGACTGGGAGCTTCTGAACCGCTGGGGCATGGAAGACGGCGGATGGTGGAACTATCTCGCCGCACTGGTGGAGAAATACGGAGTCGTTCCGAGCAGTGTGATGCCCGAGACCCACGGCAGCTCGAATACCGCGACCATGAATCTGGTTCTGCAGCGGTTGATCCGAACCTACTCGGCAAAGCTTCTCAACCGTCATGCCGATGGCGGAACGATGGCCGAGCTGCGAGCCATCAAGTCCGAGGCACTCGCTGAGGTTTACCGCTTCCTCGTGATCAATCTGGGTGAGCCGCCGACGGAGTTCGAGTGGCGTTACCGTCGGACGACGAAGCCGGACCGCTCGGATCCCGAGGCGGAGATGCGGACCGTGACGGATCCCGCCCTCGGCGAGTCCGAATCCTTCACTCCGAAGTCATTCCGGAAGCGCTATGTCGGTTGCGCGATGTCCGACTTCGTTTGCCTCTACAACGATCCGAAGAACGAACTGAACCGGCACTACCGCTTCGATCGGGCCCGCAACATGGTCGACTCGGAGAACATGGGGTTCGTCAATGTCGACATGGACGTGATCCGGCAGGCGTCGATCCGCTCGATCAAGGCCAATGAGCCTCTCTGGTTCGCCGTCAACATGGGCTACGACCAGTCGAGGGAGCTCGGAATCATGCAGGACAAGCTGCTCGACTACGAGGCGCTGTTCGGCATCGACCTGACGCTCAGCAAGGCTGACCGCGCTCGCTTCCACTCCGATGTGTCGAATCACGCGATGGCGCTGATGGGTGTCGATCTCGACTCGGAAGGTCGCCCGAAAAAGTGGCTGGTGGAAAACAGCTGGGGCAAGGAGCAGGGAGACGAGGGGTTCTGGAGTCTCCACGACGACTGGTTCGACGAGCACGTTTACACGGTGATCGTCCACCGGCGCCATGTGCCGGATGAGGTGCTCGCCTACTTTGAGGAGACTCCGACCGTTCTGCCGGCGTGGTATCCCGGTGCCGCGGGAGTTCTCGCCTGA
- a CDS encoding DNA-binding transcriptional regulator encodes MNNEAGNRKLKVAISLEMDWGFNRHQETFAGCHAYAQKAGWECQIHPAPDRMLTSSGKLPFDGILARVTPDMAKAAKQAGIPIVNVWMNTPAKGVPSVFADSALAGRMAAEHLMGRGFRQFGFLGHQRDIDSQRQWNGFSEALRSHDFTASHHRFPRVSVEGVAPGWERFIARLNRWIDSWKTPIGVFVTQDIYCRYLIDVCRSKGLHVSQDVAIIGAGNETIVCDSPPPTLSSIDFGFSRIGYRAAELLDDLMRGGVAPSSPILVPPAELVPRQSTDVYAADDPMVTKALRFIAENSHHRIEVKEVVTAVATNRRSLERKFRQFVGTSIAGEITRLRLERAKRRIVETDAPMKDVALDAGFRNADHFYKVFSRVEGIPPSQFREEHQKVFLQE; translated from the coding sequence ATGAACAACGAAGCGGGAAACAGGAAACTCAAGGTGGCCATTTCACTGGAAATGGATTGGGGGTTCAATCGACATCAGGAGACCTTCGCCGGCTGTCATGCCTACGCCCAAAAGGCCGGCTGGGAGTGCCAGATCCACCCGGCACCGGACCGCATGCTGACCAGTTCGGGCAAACTCCCCTTCGATGGCATTCTCGCCCGGGTGACCCCCGACATGGCCAAGGCGGCGAAGCAGGCCGGCATTCCGATCGTCAACGTCTGGATGAACACCCCCGCCAAAGGGGTGCCCTCGGTATTCGCCGACTCGGCACTCGCAGGACGGATGGCAGCGGAGCACCTGATGGGCCGCGGTTTCCGACAGTTCGGCTTCCTCGGGCACCAGCGCGACATCGACTCCCAAAGACAGTGGAACGGGTTCAGCGAGGCGCTGCGCAGTCATGACTTCACGGCCTCACACCACCGCTTTCCCCGGGTCAGCGTGGAGGGCGTGGCCCCGGGCTGGGAGCGTTTCATCGCACGTCTCAACCGTTGGATCGATTCGTGGAAGACGCCGATCGGCGTCTTTGTCACCCAGGACATCTACTGCCGGTATCTGATCGATGTCTGCCGGTCGAAGGGACTCCATGTGTCGCAGGACGTCGCGATCATCGGCGCCGGCAATGAAACGATCGTCTGCGACAGCCCCCCTCCCACCCTTTCCAGCATCGACTTCGGCTTCTCCCGGATCGGCTACCGGGCCGCGGAACTGCTCGACGACCTGATGCGTGGCGGTGTCGCTCCCTCAAGTCCGATTCTCGTTCCACCGGCAGAGCTGGTGCCGCGTCAATCGACCGACGTCTATGCCGCGGACGATCCGATGGTCACCAAGGCGCTCCGCTTCATTGCCGAAAACAGCCATCACCGGATCGAGGTGAAGGAAGTGGTGACCGCGGTCGCGACCAACCGTCGTTCGCTGGAGCGGAAGTTCAGGCAGTTTGTCGGCACCAGCATCGCCGGGGAGATCACCCGGCTGCGCCTCGAGCGTGCCAAGCGCCGGATCGTCGAGACCGACGCGCCGATGAAGGACGTCGCCCTCGACGCCGGCTTCCGCAATGCGGACCACTTCTACAAGGTCTTCTCGCGGGTCGAGGGGATTCCCCCGAGCCAGTTCCGGGAAGAGCACCAGAAGGTGTTCCTTCAGGAGTAG
- a CDS encoding DUF1080 domain-containing protein, protein MKPLPLLAALLISPSAFAADGVTTKGVIGPESMERPENATLLISEDGHALVPEKDDIPSKWVFEDGVLTASPKWDSLVTKENYSDFRLHVEFNVNDNGKTDNPEANGNSGIYIQKRYEVQILNSFGVSEEDYKASYCGSIYKIKKPDQLVCKKAGEWQSYDMVFRAARFDGDKKTENARITVYQNGKLIHDDFEIPRKTGAGQKEGPEPGPIKFQGHDNPVRFRNAWIVPLELD, encoded by the coding sequence ATGAAACCGCTTCCGCTTCTCGCCGCCCTTTTGATCTCACCTTCCGCATTCGCCGCTGATGGCGTAACCACCAAAGGAGTGATCGGCCCCGAATCGATGGAGCGTCCGGAAAACGCGACGCTTCTGATTTCCGAGGACGGGCACGCCTTGGTTCCCGAGAAAGACGACATCCCGAGCAAGTGGGTGTTCGAGGATGGTGTGCTCACCGCTTCGCCGAAGTGGGACAGTCTGGTGACAAAGGAGAACTACAGTGACTTCCGCTTACACGTGGAATTCAACGTCAACGACAACGGAAAGACCGACAATCCGGAGGCGAACGGGAATTCCGGGATCTACATCCAGAAGCGCTACGAGGTACAGATTCTCAACTCGTTCGGGGTTTCCGAGGAGGACTACAAAGCGAGCTACTGCGGGAGCATCTACAAGATCAAGAAGCCCGACCAATTGGTCTGCAAGAAGGCGGGGGAATGGCAGAGCTACGACATGGTCTTCCGCGCGGCGCGCTTCGACGGGGACAAGAAGACGGAGAACGCCCGCATCACCGTCTATCAGAACGGCAAGTTGATCCACGATGACTTCGAGATCCCGCGCAAGACCGGCGCGGGCCAGAAGGAGGGACCGGAACCGGGGCCGATCAAGTTCCAAGGACACGACAACCCGGTGCGTTTCCGCAACGCGTGGATCGTGCCTCTCGAACTCGACTGA